GTGCCATTTATGAAAATGAGTGTTTTAAATTTGAAAGCTCTGTTGCAAAGAGTTTCTACAAAGACCGAGACATTCAGCCAGGGCATACACTTTTGTTCCGCTTGGTTTTCAAAACCCTCGGCCAGATCAGACACAAAAAAGAACTCTCCCCGACCTATAGGACTCAGCCAGTTCAAGCGATTGGCTGACAGACACACAACACACTCACGTGAAGTAAAAAATCTCTGGTAAAGCCCTGAAGCACTATCGAATAACCTTGATTTTTACACCACAATCAATAGAATCCCAAATTTTGTCTGCTGTTATCACAATCTTACCACTGGTTTTTCCTAAGGCAATGCAAGCTCTATCCCCAAGAGATAACCCTTTCGACTTTGTTATTTTCCTTAAATAGGCAGCCTCTAAGGCTTGCTCCACAGTAAAATCTTCCACATGGGGCACTAAAT
Above is a genomic segment from Pseudomonadota bacterium containing:
- a CDS encoding type II toxin-antitoxin system VapC family toxin, which gives rise to MIDYVLDASALLALVNRETAAEKVAEVLPQSMMSSVSVSECVAVLSMIGMPHDEIEDMLFDLVPHVEDFTVEQALEAAYLRKITKSKGLSLGDRACIALGKTSGKIVITADKIWDSIDCGVKIKVIR